In Bradyrhizobium manausense, the sequence TCAGTGCGCGGCAGAACGCGGCCTGCAAATCTTCCGAGAACACCATCTGCACGCCATAGAGCGGATTGCAAATGGCAAGCTTGAGCTCGAAAGAATCGAACACATGCCGCTGCATGTCCTCGAGACTTTCACCCGGCTTGCCGGTCTCGGGACGCCAATCCGGCCGGGCCACGATCGGCGAGTTCTTGGGATAGGACTGCGACACGAGATCGACCATGCCGCGCGTCGTCACCTGATCGCGCCAATAGTCGTTTAGATACGGCAGCAGGCTGGTCAGATGCGGCACGGCCGGATGCACGTCGCAATCGACACCGCCGGCGATCAGGGACGCCATGACGTCTCTCTTTTCACGTTCCCTCGTCTCGTATTTGCGCGGCCGGCACTGGGCCGCTTCGCTTTGTCCACCATTCAAGCAGGCCTGCCCGTCGCCCGCAACTCGGCCAAGGCGACTGTCGTATGCTAGGAAGGCTGAGCTCGGTTGCGAAGGAATGAGAGGTTAGGGATGAAAGAGCTCGTCGGCATTGCGGAACAGGTCGCGGCCAAACTGATCGCGCGCAAACAGACCATTGCGGTTGCGGAATCCTCGACCGGCGGCCTGATCGCTGCGAGCCTGCTCGCAGTGCCCGGCGCCTCCGCCTATTTCCTCGGCGGCGCGGTGGTCTACACCCGCGACGCCAGGCGCGTGCTGATGGATATTTCGGACGAAGGAATGAAGGGCTTCCGCTCCTCATCCGAACCCTATGCGAAACTGCTCGCCGAACAGATGCGCGGCCGCTTCGATTCCGACTGGGGCCTGTCCGAAACCGGCGCTGCCGGTCCTACCGGCAACCGCTACGGCGACGCCGCCGGCCATAGCTGCATGGCGGTCACAGGACCGGCAGCAGAGGTGATGACGCTGGAGACGGATAGCAACGACCGGTTCGGCAACATGCAGGTGTTCGCAGCGACGGCGCTGAAGTTGCTGTTGAGGAAGCTGGAGGGGTGAGAGGTCACTTGCGTCTCAAATGAATCGGTACGCTGCCGTCGCCAGACATTCCCTGTCATGCTCCGCGAAAGCGGGGCATGGCGGCGGCGGGCTTGGCGACGTCACCGTCCCAAATGCCGTACGAAAATCCGCACCACATAGCCTTTGAACCGCGGCGCCTCGTCGTAGAGGTCCGACGCGATTCGTTCGATGGTCTGGCGCAGCGACGTGAACTGCGCCTGCCGCGCGCTGCTTTCGGTGCCCTGCATGCCCGCGAGCTCGTCCATCGCGGCGTCGCTGATCTGGCATGGCACGGCCTCACCGTCGTTCAGCATGGTGAAGCGAAAGGCCAGCCGTTCGAGGTCATGGCCGATGATCCTGTCGCGCGTCAGCGGCATGCAATTGTCCCATTCGCGCCCCCGAACGAGACAATGCTGAAAATCTGGTGTTTTGTCACCCTCCGCACCACGAGACCCGGCCGTCACGCGACGCCTGGCAACAGCGCGGGACGCTTCTCTGGCGTCAGTAGGCGAGCGCCGTTCCGGTCGGCTTGTCGAGTGCAGCGGCCAGCGACTTGTATTCCTCGCAGCTCGTGCCGCAGATCGCCGCGATCCGACCGAGATGATACATCGCCTGCTCGCGATTGCCCTGTTCGAGCTGCCAGAGACCATAATATTGCCAGGTCAGCACGTGGTTGGGATTGATCTTCAATGCGTGCTCGTACCAGACCTGCGACTGCTTGTAGTCACCGAGCTTGCGGTAGGAGTATCCGATCAGATTCGCGACATTCGCGTTGTCGTCGTGGCCGAGCGCCTTCAACTGCGCGATCGCAGCCGTATAGTCGTTGCGCTCATAGATGGTGTCGTAGGCCACGCTGTAGCCTGCGGCAAAGGCCGGATCATCGATACTCGACTGGTTGTTGGGATTGGGCTTCTTGCCCTTTTGGGTGGCCTTGGTGCCGGAGCGGCTCGGGTAAGTCGGAGCCGGTGTGCTTTGGCTGGGAACCGGGCGCGCGAAGGGATCCATGCCGCCGCCACCACCGCCGCCTCCGCCACCACCTCCGCCTGCCGCGAGGACGGGTGCAGATCCGATTGCGGCAGCGAGTGCCACAAGATACGCGCCGCGAACGGCAAGCCTGATGATCGGACCGACCATTGTGGTCTCCTGATTTCTGTCGAAGACGCCCCGGACGAGATGATAACCCTGCGCCGGCCGGGATATTCCCGGAATGCCTGCGCGAGCCCATCAGGCGCGTGGCACGACAGGCGTGCTGCCATTATTCGGGGCAGCTCCCGGCCGGTCTACTGGAAGGCGACCTCGGCGAAACTGCGGAGCTTGCGCGAATGCAGCCGCTCTGATTCCTGCTGCTTGAGCCGCTCCAGCGCCTTGATGCCGATCTCGAGATGCTGGCCGACGCGCCGGCGGTAGAACTCGCTGGCCATGCCCGCAAGCTTGATCTCGCCGTGCAGCGGCTTGTCGGAGACGCAGAGCAGCGTGCCGTAAGGGACGCGGAAGCGGTAGCCATTGGCGGCGATCGCGGCCGATTCCATGTCGAGCGCGACCGCACGCGATTGCGACATGCGGCGGATGACCTCGGGTCCGGAGATTTCCCAATTGCGATTGTCGACGCTGGCGACCGTTCCCGTGCGCATCAGGCGCTTGAGCTCGAAGCCCTCCAGGCCGGTGACGTCCTCGACCGCCTGCTCCAGCGCGACCTGCATCTCGGCCAGCGCCGGGATCGGCACCCACAGCGGCAGCTCGCGGTCGAGCACGTGGTCCTCGCGCACATAGCCATGGGCGAGCACGTAGTCGCCGAGCCGCTGCGTGTTGCGCAAGCCGGCGCAATGCCCGAGCATCAGCCAGGCGTGCGGCCGCAGCACCGCGACGTGATCGGTGACGTTGCGGGCGTTGGACGGACCGGTGCCGATATTGATCAGGGTGATGCCGCGATAGCCTGGCATGACCAGATGAAAGGCCGGCATCTGCGGCGTACGCACCGGCGCGTCTCCGCTGGTCGCGCCGCCGTTGCGCGTGATCAAATTGCCGGGCGCGACGAAGGCGTCGAGGCCGGCTTCGCCGGACTGGATCCGCTGCTGGCAGAGCTGCGCGAAGGCATCGACATAGAACTGGTAGTTGGTGAAGATCACGAAATTCTGGAAATGCTCGGGATCGGTGCCGGTGTAGTGATAGAGCCGGCGCAGCGAGTAATCGACGCGGGCGGCGCGAAACAGCGACAAGGGCTCAGGCGTGCCCGGCCGCAGCTCGAACGTGCCGTCGGCGATGGCATCGTCCATGGTGGCGAGATCAGGCACATCGAACGCATCGCGCAGCGATCGCGTGGCGAGCGAATTCTCGCTGGTGGTGATGGCGGCTTCGATGTTGATGTCGCGGCGATAGGCGAAGTGGATCGGGATCGGCTCGGCAGACTCGCCGATCTCGACAGGCACGCCGTGGTTCTGGATCAACAGGCCGATCTGCTCGGTGAGGTAGGCGCGGAACAGATCCGGCCGCGTGACGCTGGTCTCGTGCACGCCGGGTCCCGCGACAAAGCCATAGGCGAGGCGCGAATCCAGCCGCGCATGCGTCGCGGTGGTGAGACGGACGAAGGGATAATAGGCGCGCACCCGCGTCGTGATCGCCTCGCCCGACACATAGGCCTCGA encodes:
- a CDS encoding CinA family protein, translating into MKELVGIAEQVAAKLIARKQTIAVAESSTGGLIAASLLAVPGASAYFLGGAVVYTRDARRVLMDISDEGMKGFRSSSEPYAKLLAEQMRGRFDSDWGLSETGAAGPTGNRYGDAAGHSCMAVTGPAAEVMTLETDSNDRFGNMQVFAATALKLLLRKLEG
- a CDS encoding DUF1488 family protein → MPLTRDRIIGHDLERLAFRFTMLNDGEAVPCQISDAAMDELAGMQGTESSARQAQFTSLRQTIERIASDLYDEAPRFKGYVVRIFVRHLGR
- a CDS encoding tetratricopeptide repeat protein; this translates as MVGPIIRLAVRGAYLVALAAAIGSAPVLAAGGGGGGGGGGGGGMDPFARPVPSQSTPAPTYPSRSGTKATQKGKKPNPNNQSSIDDPAFAAGYSVAYDTIYERNDYTAAIAQLKALGHDDNANVANLIGYSYRKLGDYKQSQVWYEHALKINPNHVLTWQYYGLWQLEQGNREQAMYHLGRIAAICGTSCEEYKSLAAALDKPTGTALAY
- a CDS encoding AMP nucleosidase, whose amino-acid sequence is MQSPPSIATKSFTDAGLAVTRLEEIYERNTKFLRDRFEAYVSGEAITTRVRAYYPFVRLTTATHARLDSRLAYGFVAGPGVHETSVTRPDLFRAYLTEQIGLLIQNHGVPVEIGESAEPIPIHFAYRRDINIEAAITTSENSLATRSLRDAFDVPDLATMDDAIADGTFELRPGTPEPLSLFRAARVDYSLRRLYHYTGTDPEHFQNFVIFTNYQFYVDAFAQLCQQRIQSGEAGLDAFVAPGNLITRNGGATSGDAPVRTPQMPAFHLVMPGYRGITLINIGTGPSNARNVTDHVAVLRPHAWLMLGHCAGLRNTQRLGDYVLAHGYVREDHVLDRELPLWVPIPALAEMQVALEQAVEDVTGLEGFELKRLMRTGTVASVDNRNWEISGPEVIRRMSQSRAVALDMESAAIAANGYRFRVPYGTLLCVSDKPLHGEIKLAGMASEFYRRRVGQHLEIGIKALERLKQQESERLHSRKLRSFAEVAFQ